DNA from Dokdonella koreensis DS-123:
CGTGGCGTTCTCGGCCTATGCCAGCGAGACGCTCAAGCAGGTAGCCGACGTGATCCTGCCGATCGGGCTGCTGCCGGAAATCGATGCGACGCTGACCAATCTCGACGGCGTCGACCAAGTTGTTTCGCCGGGGGCGAAGCTGCCCGGCGAGGCGCGTCCGGGCTGGCGCGTGCTGCGCGCGCTCGGCGCCACGCTGGGTGTCGCCGGCTTCGATTTCGTCGACATCGCCGACGTGCGGGCCCGGCTGGTGCCGGCGGCCCCGCGCGTCACCAACGGCCGCCTGGCCGATGCGCCGGCGTCCGCCACGGTACCCGGCGGGCTGGTCCGCATCGCGACCACCGCCATCTACCGCGGCGACGCCGTGCTGCGCCGGGCGCCTGCACTCAATGCCCATCCGCTCAGCCGCGGGCCGGTCTTTGCCCTGCATCCGGAGGATGCGCTCGCGCTCGGCATCGGGCAGGGCGGTTCGGCACGCGTCGAGGGCACCATCCTGCCGGTGGAGCTGACGACGCAGGTGCCGCGCGGCGCGGTGTGGGTGGAAGCGGGCTATGCCGAAACCGCGGGCCTGCCGGCCCACGGTGCCGTCCTGTCGATTGCGAGGGTCTGACGCGTGACCGACCTGCTGCGTGAATTCTTCCTCGCCTTCGGCGACCTGGGCCTGGTCGTGTGGACGGTGCTCAAGATCCTGGCGGTCGCCGTGCCGCTGATCGTCGCCGTCGCGATGTTCGTCTATTGGGAACGCAAGGTGATCGGCTGGATGCATGTCCGCATGGGGCCGAACCAGATCGGTCCCTTCGGCCTGCTGCAGGCGTTCGCCGACGTCTTCAAGCTGCTGTTCAAGGAAGTGGTGCGCCCGTCGAAGGCGAACAAGGCGCTGTTCTACCTCGCGCCGCTGATCGCCCTGGTGCCGGCGTTCGCGGCCTGGGCGGTGATCCCGTTCGACGACGGACTCGTGCTCGCCAACGTCAACGCCGGCTTGCTGTTCCTGCTGGCGATGACCTCGATGGGCGTGTACGGCATCATCATCGCCGGCTGGGCCTCCAATTCCCGCTACGCGATGCTCGGCGCGATGCGCGCGGCGGCGCAGACGATCTCCTACGAGATCGCGATGGGCTTCTCGCTGGTCAGCGTGCTGGTCCTGGCCGGCAGCCTCAACCTCTCGGCGATCGTACAGGCGCAGTCCGGCCCGCACGGCATCGCCGACTGGTTCATGTGGCCGCTGCTGCCGATGTTCGTGATCTACTTCATTTCCGGCGTGGCCGAGACCAATCGCGCGCCGTTCGACGTCGCCGAGGGCGAGTCGGAGATCGTGGCGGGCTTCCACGTGGAATATTCCGGTTCGGCGTTCGCGATCTTCTTCCTCGCCGAATACGCGAACATGATCCTGATCGCGTTCCTGGCGCCGGTGCTGTTCCTCGGCGGCTGGCTGTCGCCGTTCCCGCAGTCGTGGGGCTTCCTGGGCGCGCCGAGCTGGATCTGGCTGTTCGCCAAGGCGTTCTTCTTCGCCAACTGCTACCTGTGGTTCCGCGCCACGTTCCCGCGCTACCGCTACGACCAGATCATGCGCCTGGGCTGGAAGGTCTTCGTGCCGATCACGCTGGTATGGGTGATGGTCGCGGCGTGCCTCAAGTACTTCGGTTGGGTGACGGTCGGCGCATGAGCGAGCCCCAGGACACGCAAGCCATGAACAGAATCATCGGTTACTTCAAGAGTCTGCTGCTGCTGGAGCTGCTCGGCGGCCTGTGGCTGACGCTGCGCTACATGTACAAGCCCAAGTACACGATGCGCTATCCGGAAGAGCACATCCCCAAGTCCAACCGCTTCCGCGGCCTGCACGCGCTGCGCCGCTATCCGAACGGCGAGGAGCGCTGCATCGCCTGCAAGCTGTGCGAGGCGGTGTGTCCGGCGCTGGCGATCACGATCGACTCGGCGGCGCGCGAGGACGGCACGCGCCGGACGACGCGCTACGACATCGATCTCTTCAAGTGCATCTTCTGCGGCTTCTGCGAGGAAAGCTGCCCGGTCGACTCGATCGTCGAGACGCACGTCCATGAGTACCACTTCGAGAAACGTGGCGAGAACATCGTGACCAAGCCGCAGCTGCTGGCGATCGGCGACCGCTTCGAGGCCGAGATCGCCGCTGCACGGGCTCAGGACGCGGCGTTCCGGTGAGCGGCGAGGAGACCATCCAGTGACGTTCCAAACGCTCTGCTTCTACGGTTTCGCCGCGGTGACGGTGCTGGCGGCGCTCGCCGTCATCAGCGTGCGCCAGCCGGTGCACGCCGCGTTGTGCCTCGTGCTGACGTTCTTCTCGACCGCCTGCCTCTGGCTGCTGGCCGACGCGGAGTTCCTGGCGATCGCGCTGGTGCTGGTCTACGTCGGCGCCGTGATGGTGTTGTTCCTGTTCGTGGTGATGATGCTCGACGTGGACATCGCCCCGTTGCGTGAAGGCACCATGCGCCTGCTCCCGGTCGGCATCGGCGTCGCGGTCATCATGCTGGTCGAGATCGTCGCGCTGGCCGGCGTGCGTGCGCTCAAGATCGTGGCCGGTCCCGATCCGGCCGCCGAGGCCGGCGTGTCGAACGTGGAATGGGTCGCCCGCGTGCTGTTCAGCGAATACCTGCTGCCGTTCGAGGTCGCCGCGCTGATCCTCACCGTCGGCCTGATCGCGGCGATCCCGCTGACGCTGCGCCGCCGTGCCGGGCTCAAGACCCAGAATCCTTCACGGCAGGTGCGCGTACGGCGCGAGGACCGCATCCGGCTGGTCAAGATGGCCGCCGATACCCAGGGGGAGCGCTCGCCATGATCACGCTGGACCACTACCTGATCGTCGGCGCGGTCCTCTTCTGCGTCGCGGTGGCGGGCATCTTCGTCAACCGCAAGAACGTCATCGTGCTGCTGATGTGCATCGAGCTGATGCTGCTGGCGGTCAACACCAACTTCATCGCGTTCTCGCGCTACCTCGGCGACGCGGCCGGCCAGGTGTTCGTGTTCTTCATCCTCACCGTGGCGGCCGCCGAGGCGGCGATCGGGCTGGCGATCCTCGTCGTGCTGTTCCGCAACCGCGCGACGATCAACGTCACCGAAATCGACAGCATGAAGGGCTGACCCGATGGTACTTTCGAAAGGCATCCTTCTCGCCATCGTGCTGGCGCCGCTCCTGGGCGCGGTCCTGGCCGGCCTGTTCGGCCGCCAGATCGGCCGGGCCGGCGCGCATACGGTGACGATCGCCGGCGTGGCGCTGAGCTGCGCGCTGTCGATCTACGTCCTGTACCAGCTGCTCTGGGGCGGGGCGGCGACGTTCAACCAGAACCTCTACACCTGGTTCCAGGTCGGCGAGATCGGGGCGCACGTCGGGTTCCTGGTGGACCGGCTGACCGCGATGATGATGGTCGTCGTCACGTTCGTGTCGCTGCTGGTGCATATCTACACGATCGGCTACATGCACGAGGATCCGGGCTACCAGCGCTTCTTCTCGTACATCTCGCTGTTCACGTTCTCGATGCTCATGCTGGTCATGAGCAACAACTTCCTGCAGCTGTTCTTCGGCTGGGAGGCGGTCGGCCTGGTGTCGTACCTGCTGATCGGCTTCTGGTTCAAGCGGCCGACGGCGATCTTCGCCAACATGAAAGCGTTCCTGGTCAACCGCGTCGGCGACTTCGGTTTCCTGCTCGGCATCGCCGGCGTGCTGTTCTGGTTCGGTTCGCTGGACTACTCGACGGTCTTCATGATCGCGACCAATCCGACCAACGACATCGGCCTGCGCACGGTCGAGCTGGTCGCCGGCCATCCCTGGCACGTCGCCACGATCGTGTGCATCTGCCTGTTCGTCGGCGCGATGGGCAAGTCCGCCCAGGTGCCGCTGCACGTGTGGCTGCCCGACTCGATGGAAGGCCCGACGCCGATCTCGGCGCTGATCCACGCCGCGACGATGGTCACCGCCGGCATCTTCATGGTCGCGCGCATGTCGCCGCTGTACGAGCTGTCGGAGGTGGCGCTGTCGGTGGTCCTGGTGATCGGTGCGACGACCGCGCTGTTCACCGGCCTGATCGGCATCGTCCAGAACGACATCAAGCGCGTGGTCGCCTATTCGACGCTGTCGCAGCTGGGCTACATGACGGTCGCGCTGGGCGTCTCGGCCTATTCGGCCGCGGTGTTCCACCTGATGACCCACGCCTTCTTCAAGGCGCTGCTGTTCCTGGGCGCGGGCTCGGTCATCATCGCGATGCACCACGAGCAGGACATGCGCCACATGGGCGGCCTGCGCAAGTACATGCCGGTCACCTGGATCACGATGTGGATCGGGTCGCTGGCCCTGGCCGGCGCGCCGTTCTTCTCGGGGTTCTTCTCGAAGGACGCGATCATCGAGGCGGTCCACGAATCGCACCGGTTCGGCGCGGGCTACGCGTACTTCTGCGTGATGGCCGGCGTGTTCGTGACCGCGCTCTACAGCTTCCGGCTGCTCTACCTGACGTTCCACGGCAAGGAACGCTTCGTCGTGGAGGCGTCGCACGGCCACGGCCATCATGATCCGCACCACCACGCGCCGGGCCACCTGGAGCACGCGCCGCACGAGACCCCGTGGGTGGTCACGCTGCCGCTGGTCCTGCTGGCGATCCCGTCGATCGTCATCGGCGGCCTGGCGATCGGATCGATGCTGTTCGGCGACTTCTTCGGCCGCGCGATCCACGTCGCGCCGGCCAACGACGTGATCGGCGAGCTCAAGCACGGCTACCACGGCGTCGTCGCGTTCGTGCTGCACGGCCTGATGGCGCCGCCGTTCTGGATCGCGCTGGCCGGCTTCGTGGTGGCGACCTACGTCTGGCTGTTCAATCCGGGCATCGCCGACCGCGCGGCCAAGGCGCTGCGCCCGGTCTACAACCTGCTCTCGAACAAGTACTGGATCGACGAGCTGTACCAGGCGGTGTTCGCACGCGGCGGACTGGCGCTCGGCCGGGGTCTGTGGAAGGCCGGCGATGCGGCGGTGATCGACGGCGTCGTCGTGAACGGCTCGGCCGGGCTCGTCGCGCGCATCGCGGCCACCGTGCGCTGGCTGCAATCGGGCTATCTCTACCACTACGCGTTCGCGATGATCCTCGGACTGGTCCTGCTGCTGGGCTGGCTCGGGTGGTTCCTCGCGCGGACGACCGGCTGAACGGACGGGACGACGACCATCATGGCTCCACACTGGCCCCTGCTCAGCATCCTGATCTGGCTGCCGATCGTCGGCGCGCTCGCCGTGCTCACGCTCGGAAGCCGTCCGGGCGCCGCGCGCTGGCTGTCGCTGCTCGTCGCGCTGGCGACGTTCGCCTTCAGCATTCCGCTCTACACCGGCTACGACGCGACGGCGATCGGCCCGGCGACGATGCAGTTCGTCGAGTCGCACCTGTGGATCGACGCCCTCAAGGTCCACTATGCACTCGGCGTGGACGGCATCGCGGTTGCGCTGATCGCGCTGACCACGTTCACCTCGGTGCTCGTCGTGATCGGCTCGTGGGGATCGATCGAGCAGCGCGTCTCGCAGTACATGGCCGCGATGCTGGCGCTGGAGGGCCTGCTGATCGGCGTGTTCGCCGCCACCGACGCCCTGCTGTTCTACGTGTTCTTCGAGGGCATGCTGATCCCGATGTTCATCATCATCGGTGTCTGGGGCGGCCCGCGGCGCGTCTATGCGACGCTGAAGTTCTTCATCTACACGTTCCTCGGCTCGATCTTCATGCTGGTGGCGCTGATCTACCTGCACATGAAGACCGGCGAGTTCTCGATGGCGGCGTTCGCCAACGCCGGGCTGGGGACGCGCGAGCAGTTCTGGATATTCTTCGCGTTCCTGATCGCCTTCGCGATCAAGGTGCCGATGTGGCCGGTGCACACCTGGCTGCCCGACGCCCACGTCGAGGCACCGACCGGCGGCTCGGTGGTGCTGGCGGCGATCATGCTGAAGGTCGGCGGCTACGGCTTCATCCGCTTCTCGCTGCCGATCGTGCCCGACGCCTCGCAGGACTACGCCTGGGTGGTCATCGCGATGAGCTTGATCGCGGTGGTCTACATCGGCTACGTCGCCCTGGTGCAGGACGACATGAAGAAGCTGATCGCCTACTCGTCGATCGCCCACATGGCGTTCGTCACGCTGGGCATCTTCATCGCGCTCGCGCTCGTGCGCGTGCACGGCAATCCCGATGCGGCCCGGCTCGGCATGCAGGGCGCGATGGTGCAGATGATCTCGCACGGCTTCGTGTCCGGCGCGATGTTCTCGTGCATCGGCGTGCTCTACGACCGGCTGCACTCGCGCATGATCCGCGACTACGGCGGCGTGGTTAACGTGATGCCGTGGTATGCGACGTTCTTCGTGCTGTTCGCGATGGCCAACTGCGGCCTGCCGGGTACCAGCGGCTTCGTCGGCGAGTTCATGGTGATCCTGGCGGCGTTCCAGGACAACGCCTGGATCGCCCTGGTCGCCGCGTTCACGCTGATCATCGGTGCCGCGTATACGCTCTGGCTGGTCAAGCGGGTGATCTTCGGCGAGGTGACCAGCGACAAGGTCGCCAAGCTCAAGGATCTCAATGGCCGCGAATGGATCGTGCTCGGCGCCTTCGCCGCCGCCGTGCTGCTGATCGGCATCTGGCCCAAGCCGCTGACCGATCTGATGGAGACCTCGGTGCAACAGCTCGTCAGCACGCTGCTGATGTCCAAGGCATGAACATGACCGCGTTCGATCCCAACGACTTTCTCGTGATCCTGCCGGAGATCTTCCTGCTGGCCGCCACGTTCGTGCTGCTGCTGGTGGACCTGTTCCTGAAGCCCGGGCAGCGCGGCGTCACCCATTGGCTGGCGCTGCTGATCCTGGCGGTGACCGCGGCCCTGGTCTGGCGCGACGCGCCGGCAGCCGGGCAGGGCTGGACGGCCTTCGGCGGCATGTTCCAGCGCGATGCCGTCGCCACCGTGCTCAAGCTGTTCATCCTGCTGCTGAGCGGCCTGACGTTCGTCTACGGGCGGGAGTATCTGCGCGAGCGCAACCTGCTGGTCGGCGAGTTCTACCTGCTGGTCATGTTCGCCACGCTCGGCATGCTGCTGCTGGTGTCGGCCGGCAACCTGGTCATGGTCTACCTCGGCCTCGAGCTGCTGACGCTGTCCTCGTATGCGCTGGTCGCCCTGCATCGCGACTCGAAGGAATCCTCCGAGGCGGCGATCAAGTACTTCGTGCTGGGCGCGCTCGCCTCGGGCCTGCTGCTCTACGGCATGTCGATGATCTACGGCGCGACCGGCACGCTGGACCTGTCGCGCATCCACGCGGCGGTCGACACGGTGCAGCACCCGAACCTGCTCGCGGTCGGCCTGGTGTTCCTGGTGGTCGGCGTCGCGTTCAAGCTCGGCGCTGCGCCGTTCCACATGTGGCTGCCCGACGTCTACCAGGGCGCCCCGACGGCGGTCACGCTGTTCATCGGCTCGGCACCCAAGCTGGCCGCCTTCGGCATGGCCTGGCGCCTGCTGGACGGGGGGCTGGGCGGGCTCGCGCCGCACTGGACGCAGATGCTGGCGTTCCTGATCGTGCTGTCGCTGGCGGTCGGCAACATCTTCGCGATCGCGCAGACCAACCTCAAGCGCCTGCTGGCGTATTCGACGATCTCGCACATCGGCTTCCTGCTGCTGGGCTTCGTCGGTGCCACGTCCGACGGCTACGCGGCGGCGCTGTTCTACGCGGTCAGCTATGCGATCACCGCGGCCGTGGCGTTCGGCATGATCCTGCTGCTGGCGCGCGCCGGCTTCGAGGCCGGCGACATCGAGGATTTCAAGGGGCTCAATCGCCGCAACCCGTGGTACGCCGGGATCATGGCGATCGTGATGTTCTCGCTGGCGGGCGTGCCACCGCTGTTCGGCTTCTTCGCCAAGCTGATGGTGCTCAAGGCGGCGATCGACGCCGGCCAGCTGTGGCTGGCGATCGTCGCGATCGTCTTCGCGATCATCGGTCTCTACTACTACCTGCGCGTCGTCAAGGTCATGTACTTCGACGAGCCGGCCGATCCGGCGCCGCTGCTGCTGCCGCGCGACCTGCCGATGCGCTGGGCGTTGTCGGTCAACGGGCTGGCGCTGCTGGCGCTGGGCCTGACCTGGGGTCCGCTGTTCGACTGGTGCCGGCGCTCGTTCGGCGCCTGACGTCCGCGACGTGCGACTGCGCCGCGACCGTCCCGGTCGACTACGTGTCGCGGCTCAGGGAGACGGGCACTGCATCGGCCGGGCCGCGGGTTCGTGCCCGTCGGCAAACAGCCGGTCGCCGATCAGGCGCATGACGAAATAGCAATCGCCGAGCGGGCCATGGGTCTGGCCGGCGACGACCAGTCGGCCTTGCGGGTCCGGGTCTGCATCGATCACGCCGTCGTCGTTGCCGCTCCGGCCGAGAACCGGCATCAGATGGGCGGGCCCGTCCGGGCCGGCGGGCAGGGAAGGATCGCTGGACGCGTCCTCGCGCAGGCGAGCGAACGCGAGGCCCGCTGCCCCCGCTACCCGATACGAAGACCCGAGCACCACGATCCTGCGATCGGCGGTCGGGAACGCGAACGTGCCGGCCATCCAGACCGCGTCGTTCGCGATGCGGACCAGGCCGGGGTGGCCGGGCTGCTGCTGCTGCGCGTTGAAGCGCGGGTCGAGCTGCCCGGCGGTCGTGAAACGGGCGGCATCCAGCGAGAACGACGTGCTGGTCAGCGAGATGACGGCGTGGCCGACCAGTATCCGGCCCGTGCGGTCGCGCGCCAGCGATCCGACTTGCGGGAAGTCCGAGGCGCTGGCGGCGACCTCCATCGTCGCCAGTCCGCCACCGAAACCCAGGTCCAGCGCGCCGTTGGATAGCAGACGCGCGACGGCGAGGCGGCCGGGAGCGTTCACGGGCTTTTCGACGCCGGCCACCAGCAGGGCGTCCGTGTCGTCCAGCAGCAGGCGTCCGAGGCTCGTCGATGCCGGCAGCCAGGCGATGCCGGCGGCGCCATAGGCCGGATCGAGCGCGCCATCGGGCAGGAATCGCGCAACCGCCGCCGCCGGCGCGCCGGTGGGCGCGCTCAGCAGGATGCGGTCGGCCGCGTCGACGGCGAGTTGTCCGTTGTAGGTAAGGGCAGCGGGCTGAGCGCCCGAAGCTGCGTAATCGAATCGCCGATAGCCGACGCCCGCGAAAGACGGGTCGAGTTGACCGAACGGCGTCAGGACGCCGAGCAATGTAGTGGCGGAAACGCCCGAGATATCGAGCAGCACGCCACTGGCGAAGACGATCCGCCCGTCGCCCAGCAATGCGATATCGCCGAGGCTCGCCCCGTACGGGTAGAGGGCCGGGTCGAGCGCGAAGACGAATCTTCCGCCGCTGCCGAAACCCGGGTCGGGCTGGCCGTTCGGCAGCAGCTTGGCGACATACGGACGGGTCTGACCGTCCGGGCCGTGCTCGGAGCCGGCGAGGAAGATCGATCCATCGGTGCCGACGCGGGCCGCGCGCAGACCTGCGGCGGCCGTCGGCGGCGGGTTGACCGGAGTGACCAGCAGCACGCCGTCCTGTCCGAAGCTGCGGTCGAGCAGGGGGACCGATGTGGCCGCCGCGGCTCCGGCAGCGGCAGTCGCCGCCAGCACGGCCAGGGCGAGAGATTTCATGGCAGCGCACTCCATCGCTGTTCAAGCGGGGCTAAGTCTATGCCAGGCAGAGACATTTTGGAATTTTTGACGTCGGAACCGCTTTCTTGGGGCGGTCACCGGCGATTCAATCTCGTGTAAAAGACAGGCTTGTGTTGTCCGCGAGCGATGACTACAATAGCGGGCTCTGATGCGGGGTGGAGCAGTCTGGCAGCTCGTCGGGCTCATAACCCGAAGGTCGCAGGTTCAAATCCTGCCCCCGCTACCAGGGTCTTCAGCGAAGGGCCACCACGGTGGCCTTTTTGCTGAGCGCAGGATGCGCACGTTGCCGATGTATCGGATGCAAGACAACGGCGGACTTAAGGAACGGGGCCTCGGCCCCGTTTTTGTTTTCGGTACCCAGGCTCGCCGAGCCGCAGCTCCGGTCCGGCGCATCCTTCAACGTGTGGTAATGCTCGCGAAGTGAAAGACGAGGAACTGGTCGAACTGCTGGCGCCGATCGTGGCCGATCTCGGACTGGAATGCTGGGGGGTCGAATACCGTCCCAGCGCCGGCAACAGCCTTCTGCGCGTCTACATCGACGTGCCGGACCGGCCGGTCACCGTCGACGACTGCGAAGCGGCCAGCCGGGAGATTTCAGCGGCGCTGGACGTGGACGATCCGATCAAGGGCCACTACACGCTGGAAGTGTCCTCGCCCGGCCTCGACCGTCCGCTGTTCACGCCCGCGCAGTTCCAGCGCTTCGTCGGCGAGCGGGTCAAGGTCGCGGTCAATCTGCCGGTGGGCGGCCGGCGCCGGTTCCAGGGAGTGCTGGCGGCGGCAGGTGACGAGGCGATCGTCCTGGCCGTCGACGGCGGCGAGGCGACGATTGCCTATTCGAATATTCAAGGTGCCCGGTTGATGCCCGACTACGTCGCGCTGGGTCTCGCGCCCGCGGACAAGCCCAAGGGCAGCGGCAAGGCGCCGACGAAGGCGAAGAAGGCTTGATGTTTATTTCCGGTCCGGCGTTTTCCGGCGTCCGGTGGAGTACGAAGCGATGAGCAAAGAATTGTTGCTGGTGGTGGATGCGGTCGCCAACGAAAAGGGCGTGCCGATGGAAGTCATTTTCGAGGCGATGGAAGCCGCACTGGCCTCCGCCGCCAAGAAGCGCTATCCGGATCAGGATGTCGCAGTCCGCGTTTCGATCGACAAGGAAACCGGTGACTACGAGACCTTCCGCCGCTGGGAGGTGGTCGCCGACGACGTCGTCATGGAGTCGCCCGACCGGCAGATCCGCCTGATGGACGCCGAGGACGAGAAGCCCGGCTCGGTCGTGGGCGACTTCGTCGAGGAGCAGATCGAGAACCCCGACTTCGGCCGCATCGCGGCGCAGGCGGCCAAGCAGGTGATCGTGCAGCGCGTCCGCGAGGCCGAGCGCGCGCAGATCGTCGACGCCTACCGCGACCGTATCGGCGAGCTGATCACCGGCGTCGTCAAGCGCGTGGAGCGCGGTAACATCTATCTCGACCTGGGTGGCAACACCGAGGCCTTCATCCCGCGCGACAAGTCGATCCCGCGCGAGGCCGTGCGTGCCGGCGACCGCGTGCGCGGCTACCTGTTCGACGTGCGTTCGGAAGTGCGCGGCCCGCAGCTGTTCGTCTCGCGCACCGCGCCGGAGTTCATGATCGAGCTGTTCAAGCTCGAGGTGCCCGAGGTCGGCCAGGGGCTGGTCGAGATCAAGGCCTGTGCCCGTGACGCGGGCGACCGCGCCAAGATCGCCGTGCTGGCGCACGACAGCCGTACCGACCCGATCGGCGCCTGCATCGGCATGCGCGGCTCGCGCGTCCAGGCGGTGTCGAACGAGCTCAACGGCGAGCGCATCGACATCGTGTTGTGGAACGACAACCCGGCCCAGTTCGTCATCAACGCGATGGCGCCGGCCGAGGTCCAGTCGATCATCGTCGACGAAGAGCGCCACTCGATGGACATCGCCGTCGCCGAGGACAAGCTCTCGCAGGCGATCGGCCGCGGCGGCCAGAACGTTCGCCTGGCCAGCAAGCTGTCCGGCTGGCAGCTCAACGTCATGACGGCCGACCAGGTGCGCGCCAAGTCCGAGTCCGAGCAGGCGGCCGCGCTGGAACTGTTCATGGCCAAGCTCGAAGTGGACAACGAGATCGCCCAGATCCTGGTGCAGGAGGGCTTCTCGACGGTCGAGGAGATCGCCTACGTGCCGACCGCCGAGCTGCTGGCGATCGAGGGCTTCGACGAGGACATCGTCGAGGAACTGCGTGCCCGTGCCCGCGACGCCCTGCTGACCGACGCGCTGTCGGCGGAGGAGGAGATCGAGGAGCACAAGCCGGCCGACGACCTGCTCTCGGTCGAGGGGGTCGGCGACGACCTGGGCTACGAGCTGGCGCGTCACGGCATCGTCACCCGCGAGAATCTCGCGGACCTGGCCACCGACGAGCTGATCGAGCTGGGCATCGAGGGCCTCGACGAGGCGCGCGCCTCCGCGATCATCATGGCGGCGCGTGAGTTCGAGGTTTCATAAGACGGTACTGGAAGAACGCCGGTGCAGGATGCGCCGGCCGGCAATCGGTTCATCGTTGCCGCAATGACGGGAAGCGTCCGGTCGCCGCAAGTGCGCGACCGGCCGCCGGCGTCGGAATGATGTGGAACCGGCGCCGTGTAGGCGCGGCGCATCGCAGGGCAAGTGCAGGCAGGTCTGGGAGTAAGCGCAATCATGTCGGACGTCACGATCAAACAGTTGGCCAAGGTGGTAGGTACGCCGGTCGACAAGCTGCTGGCCCAGCTCGCAGAGGCCGGCATGCCGTTCACCGATGCCGACCAGGTCATCAGCAGCACCGAGAAGGTCAAGCTGCTCGGCTTCCTGCGGCGCACCCACGGCAAGCAGGAAACGCCTGCCGAGGTGGCTGCGCCACGCCAGGTGACGCTGCGGCGGCGCACCGTCAGCGAGCTGACCGTCGCCACCGGCGCGCGCGGCAGCGCTGCCAAGACCGTCAACATCGAGGTCCGCCAGAAGCGGACCTACGTCAAGCGCAGCCTGGTCGACGACCAGACGCCGGCCGATGCCGAGCGCGAGGACGCATTGCGCAAGCTCCAGGAGTCGCAGCTCAAGCGCGAGTCGGAAGATCTGGCGCGGGCCGAGGCCGACCGGCGCCGGCAGGAAGAGGACGCGAAGCTGCGCGCGGCCGAAGAGGCACGCCGCAAGGCCGCCGAAGAAGAAGCCCAGCGCAAGCAGGCCGAGCAGGAATCCGCCCCGCGCGCCGACGCGGACGTCCGGCGCCCGGCCGCCGAGGCCGAACGGCCCGCGGCGGCGGCGGCGGTCCCGCCGCGCCGCGCCGACGAGCGCGCGCCGGGCGACGCGCATCGCCACAAGGGCAAGACACACGGTTCGCACCGCATGCAGGAAGCCGGATCCGAGGAAGAGGCGCCGCGCTACTTCGGTGCCGAGCTGCACCTGTCGCGCGAAGGCGCGGCGCGGCGCACCGGCGGGCGCAAGAAGCCCAAGGCGCGGCAGGCCGACAGCGGGTCGCGGTCGGGTGCCGGGCACGGTTTCTCCAAGCCGATCGCACCGGTCGTGCGTGACGTCGCCGTCGGCGAGTCGATCACGGTTGCCGACCTGGCGGCCAAGTTGGCGGTCAAGGGAGCGGAAGTGGTCAAGACGCTGTTCAAGATGGGTGTGATGACGACGATCAACCAGACCATCGATCACGATACCGCCGTGCTCGTCGCCGAGGAGCTGGGCCACAAGGTCACGCGCGCGGCCGAGAACGACGCCG
Protein-coding regions in this window:
- the nuoN gene encoding NADH-quinone oxidoreductase subunit NuoN; this encodes MNMTAFDPNDFLVILPEIFLLAATFVLLLVDLFLKPGQRGVTHWLALLILAVTAALVWRDAPAAGQGWTAFGGMFQRDAVATVLKLFILLLSGLTFVYGREYLRERNLLVGEFYLLVMFATLGMLLLVSAGNLVMVYLGLELLTLSSYALVALHRDSKESSEAAIKYFVLGALASGLLLYGMSMIYGATGTLDLSRIHAAVDTVQHPNLLAVGLVFLVVGVAFKLGAAPFHMWLPDVYQGAPTAVTLFIGSAPKLAAFGMAWRLLDGGLGGLAPHWTQMLAFLIVLSLAVGNIFAIAQTNLKRLLAYSTISHIGFLLLGFVGATSDGYAAALFYAVSYAITAAVAFGMILLLARAGFEAGDIEDFKGLNRRNPWYAGIMAIVMFSLAGVPPLFGFFAKLMVLKAAIDAGQLWLAIVAIVFAIIGLYYYLRVVKVMYFDEPADPAPLLLPRDLPMRWALSVNGLALLALGLTWGPLFDWCRRSFGA
- a CDS encoding delta-60 repeat domain-containing protein, which encodes MKSLALAVLAATAAAGAAAATSVPLLDRSFGQDGVLLVTPVNPPPTAAAGLRAARVGTDGSIFLAGSEHGPDGQTRPYVAKLLPNGQPDPGFGSGGRFVFALDPALYPYGASLGDIALLGDGRIVFASGVLLDISGVSATTLLGVLTPFGQLDPSFAGVGYRRFDYAASGAQPAALTYNGQLAVDAADRILLSAPTGAPAAAVARFLPDGALDPAYGAAGIAWLPASTSLGRLLLDDTDALLVAGVEKPVNAPGRLAVARLLSNGALDLGFGGGLATMEVAASASDFPQVGSLARDRTGRILVGHAVISLTSTSFSLDAARFTTAGQLDPRFNAQQQQPGHPGLVRIANDAVWMAGTFAFPTADRRIVVLGSSYRVAGAAGLAFARLREDASSDPSLPAGPDGPAHLMPVLGRSGNDDGVIDADPDPQGRLVVAGQTHGPLGDCYFVMRLIGDRLFADGHEPAARPMQCPSP
- the rimP gene encoding ribosome maturation factor RimP, whose translation is MKDEELVELLAPIVADLGLECWGVEYRPSAGNSLLRVYIDVPDRPVTVDDCEAASREISAALDVDDPIKGHYTLEVSSPGLDRPLFTPAQFQRFVGERVKVAVNLPVGGRRRFQGVLAAAGDEAIVLAVDGGEATIAYSNIQGARLMPDYVALGLAPADKPKGSGKAPTKAKKA
- the nusA gene encoding transcription termination factor NusA, with the protein product MSKELLLVVDAVANEKGVPMEVIFEAMEAALASAAKKRYPDQDVAVRVSIDKETGDYETFRRWEVVADDVVMESPDRQIRLMDAEDEKPGSVVGDFVEEQIENPDFGRIAAQAAKQVIVQRVREAERAQIVDAYRDRIGELITGVVKRVERGNIYLDLGGNTEAFIPRDKSIPREAVRAGDRVRGYLFDVRSEVRGPQLFVSRTAPEFMIELFKLEVPEVGQGLVEIKACARDAGDRAKIAVLAHDSRTDPIGACIGMRGSRVQAVSNELNGERIDIVLWNDNPAQFVINAMAPAEVQSIIVDEERHSMDIAVAEDKLSQAIGRGGQNVRLASKLSGWQLNVMTADQVRAKSESEQAAALELFMAKLEVDNEIAQILVQEGFSTVEEIAYVPTAELLAIEGFDEDIVEELRARARDALLTDALSAEEEIEEHKPADDLLSVEGVGDDLGYELARHGIVTRENLADLATDELIELGIEGLDEARASAIIMAAREFEVS